One genomic segment of Callospermophilus lateralis isolate mCalLat2 chromosome 20, mCalLat2.hap1, whole genome shotgun sequence includes these proteins:
- the Lmod3 gene encoding leiomodin-3 encodes MSGRGRNSDQEELGELDEDELLANLSPEELRELQSEMEVMAPDPHLPVGMIQKDQTEKPPTGTFDHRSLVDYMYLQKASRRMLEDERVPVTFVRSEENTQGRQEARDPGNKNVLRFLKEKLNDEIAAHKRDSDGSDSVQEAEEEDGEEEEEEEEEEEEEEEEEEEEEEDDGEQGEAPNPVGNGESSSPRTATGAPEEHGNQPAAQEKSEKKVSKLDPKKLALDTSFLKVSARPSGNQTDLDGSLRRVRQNDPDMKELNLNNIENIPREMLLDFVNAMKKNKHVRTLSLANVGADESVAFALANMLRENRSIRTLNIESNFITGKGIVAIMRCLQFNETLTELRFHNQRHLLGHHAEMEISRLLKANHTLLKVGYHFELPGPRMVVTNLLTRNQDRQRQKRQEEQKQQQLKEQRKLIAMLENGLGLPPGMWERLGGPMPDPRMQEFLQPPPGPPGPHSPHGPHAVPLGRRNEMAKKPSQPPQHKTDPDSFRVVKLKRIQRKSRMPEAKEPPEKTNLKDVIKTLKPVPRNRPPPLVEITPRDQLLNDIRHSNVAYLKPVQLPKELA; translated from the exons ATGTCGGGCCGCGGCAGGAATTCGGATCAAGAGGAGCTGGGTGAGCTGGACGAGGATGAGCTCTTGGCCAACCTGTCCCCCGAAGAGCTGAGGGAACTGCAGTCGGAAATGGAAGTCATGGCTCCGGACCCCCACCTTCCCGTGGGAATGATCCAGAAGGACCAAACCGAGAAGCCACCGACGGGGACCTTCGACCACAGGTCCCTGGTGGATTACATGTACTTGCAGAAGGCCTCCAGGCGCATGCTGGAAGATGAGCGCGTCCCCGTCACCTTTGTGCGGTCCGAG GAAAACACGCAAGGACGGCAGGAGGCCAGAGACCCAGGGAATAAAAACGTGCTCCGGTTCCTGAAAGAAAAGCTCAATGATGAAATCGCGGCACATAAAAGAGACTCCGACGGCAGCGACAGTGTGCAGGAAGCGGAGGAGGAGGatggggaagaggaagaggaggaggaggaggaggaagaggaagaagaggaagaggaagaagaggaagaggaggacgaCGGTGAGCAGGGAGAAGCACCGAATCCAGTTGGAAACGGCGAGAGCAGCAGCCCCCGGACGGCCACCGGAGCTCCGGAGGAACACGGAAACCAACCCGCAGCCCAGGAAAAAAGTGAGAAGAAAGTCTCCAAACTGGATCCCAAGAAGCTGGCCCTGGACACCAGCTTCCTGAAGGTCAGCGCGAGGCCCTCTGGGAACCAGACCGACCTGGACGGGAGCCTGAGGCGCGTGAGGCAGAACGACCCCGACATGAAGGAGCTCAACCTCAACAACATCGAGAACATCCCCAGGGAGATGCTGCTGGACTTTGTCAACGCCATGAAGAAGAACAAGCACGTGAGGACGCTCAGCCTGGCCAACGTGGGCGCCGACGAGAGCGTGGCCTTCGCCCTGGCCAACATGCTGCGGGAGAACAGGAGCATCCGCACGCTCAACATCGAGTCCAACTTCATCACGGGGAAGGGCATCGTGGCCATCATGCGGTGCCTGCAGTTCAACGAGACCCTCACGGAGCTGCGCTTCCACAACCAGAGGCACCTGCTGGGCCACCACGCCGAGATGGAGATCTCCCGGCTGCTGAAGGCCAACCACACCCTGCTCAAGGTGGGCTACCACTTTGAGCTCCCGGGTCCCCGGATGGTGGTCACGAATCTGCTCACCAGGAACCAAGACAGACAGAGGCAGAAAAGGCAAGAAGAACAGAAACAGCAGCAGCTCAAGGAGCAGAGGAAGCTCATAGCCATGCTGGAGAACGGCCTGGGGCTGCCCCCGGGGATGTGGGAGAGGCTGGGGGGGCCCATGCCCGACCCCAGGATGCAGGAGTTCCTCCAGCCGCCTCCCGGGCCTCCCGGCCCCCACAGCCCCCACGGCCCCCACGCGGTCCCCTTGGGCCGCAGAAACGAGATGGCGAAAAAGCCGTCTCAGCCTCCGCAGCACAAGACGGACCCCGACTCCTTCCGGGTGGTGAAGCTGAAGAGGATCCAACGCAAATCCCGCATGCCGGAGGCCAAGGAGCCGCCCGAGAAAACCAACCTCAAAGACGTGATCAAGACGCTCAAACCCGTGCCCCGAAACCGGCCACCGCCCCTGGTGGAGATCACGCCCAGAGACCAGCTCCTGAATGACATCCGTCACAGCAACGTCGCCTACCTTAAACCC